The DNA sequence TCTCCGACTTCCCGGCGGCCGATCCCGCCGCCGTTACCGGTGGTGGCCTGCGCCGCCCGCCACCGCCGGCCGTGGCACAGTGTTCGCGTGGGGGTGGCGGTGTCGGGACCGCTGGAGGTCACGGCGGACGGCGCGGTGATCGAGGTCGGCGGCGCCAGGCTGCGCGCGCTGCTGGGCCGGTTGGCGGTGGCCGCGGGTCGGGTCGTGACCATCGAGGAACTGGCCGACGCGCTGTGGCCGGAGGACCGGCCGGCCGACGAGGTCGCCGCGGTGCGGTCGCCGGTGTCGTTCGCGGTCGGTCACGTCGCCGGGCTGGACGAGATCCGGCCGGCCGTCGTGGAGGACGGCGCCGCGGCAGACCTGGCGTGCGGCCGGGCCGAGCACCCGGTCGCCGAGCTCACCGACCTCGCCACACGCCACCCGCTGCGCGAACGGCTCCAGGCGCTGCTGCTGCGCGCCCTCGTCGCGTCGGGTCGCGCGGCCGAGGCGCTGGCCTGCTTCGAGGAGATCCGCCGCCGGTTCGCCGCCGAACTGCGCGCCGACCCGGTCGGCCTCGCGGACCTGCCCCGGGCCGGAGACCTGCGCGCACCGCTGACCAGCCTGGTCGGCCGGTCCGCCGACGTGGACCGAATCGTCGGGCAGCTCGCCGAGCACCGGCTCGTCACCCCGGGCGGCCCGGGCGGCGCGGGCACGACCCGGCTGGCCACCACGGTCGCGGCGCGCCTGCCCGGCGGCGCGTGGCTGGTCGAGCTCGCGTCGGTGACCGACCCGGACGACGTCGCGCCGGCCGTGCTCGGCGCGCTCGGTCGACCGCCTCCCTGGCGGTGGCCGACCCGATGACCCGGCTGGTGGACGTGCTGCTCCCGCAGCGAGGCAGCCGCGAACCGCTCGGCGTGTACGGGGAGGTGGTCAGCCCGGCGCCACCGCTGGACGGTGACGCGGCCGTGCGGCTGCTCGCCGAACGCGCGGTGGCCGTGCGGCCCGGGTTCGCCGTGACGCCGGAGAACGCCGAGGTGGTCGCCGAGGTCTGCCGCCGGCCATCGAGCCGGCCGCGGGCCGGCTGCGGTCGTTGTCCGTAGAGCAGTTGGCGGCCCGCCTGGACGACCCGTTCCGGCTGCTCACCGGCGGCAGCCGCACCGCGCTGCCCCGGCACCGGGCGTTGCGC is a window from the Saccharothrix saharensis genome containing:
- a CDS encoding AfsR/SARP family transcriptional regulator; protein product: MGVAVSGPLEVTADGAVIEVGGARLRALLGRLAVAAGRVVTIEELADALWPEDRPADEVAAVRSPVSFAVGHVAGLDEIRPAVVEDGAAADLACGRAEHPVAELTDLATRHPLRERLQALLLRALVASGRAAEALACFEEIRRRFAAELRADPVGLADLPRAGDLRAPLTSLVGRSADVDRIVGQLAEHRLVTPGGPGGAGTTRLATTVAARLPGGAWLVELASVTDPDDVAPAVLGALGRPPPWRWPTR